One part of the Anopheles coustani chromosome 2, idAnoCousDA_361_x.2, whole genome shotgun sequence genome encodes these proteins:
- the LOC131262477 gene encoding suppressor of cytokine signaling 4 has translation MEKTNRGSWATGTGESSGHELPSTDRVSKSATAPRTRFPLSSAAPTAERNYRFNWFLSLRRERPIVSTAAGTTSLGRKNDGGGTVKEEGLFINDENNHSGQQHQGSSVFYTLRKRFQKKFTSVKVKAFEQDPSGTLGTSSSNANSNNNASGQCNGTARDAGSCIGGNDFARIVIERHTQNPIRFSAPNANQPVILNRDTIPNTSAPLAESEADTVDDNRQNMDDMMIRMREDLLQYGWYWGKLTQSAAQKRLAKQETGTFLVRDSQTEKHQFTVSFRSSGITLHCRIDFENNYWSFSGLPTTTNYKTLVDLVEDTIKKSEYGVIGYVRQDSKFMPPFPVRLTKPINRFYEVSTLQHLCRFIIRQKIDPKDIAQLPLPEKLKTYVEENFYDL, from the exons ATGGAGAAAACGAACAGAGGTAGCTGGGCAACAGGAACGGGCGAAAGCAGTGGCCACGAACTGCCCAGCACAGATCGAGTATCCAAATCGGCCACAGCTCCCCGGACGCGGTTTCCTCTGTCGAGCGCCGCACCGACAGCAGAGCGGAATTATCGTTTCAATTGGTTTTTATCGCTCCGAAGGGAGCGCCCGATAGTGTCGACCGCCGCAGGCACAACATCCCTCGGTAGGAAAAATGATGGTGGTGGAACTGTCAAGGAAGAAGGATTGTTTATAAATGATGAAAACAATCACAGCGGCCAGCAGCACCAGGGAAGCAGCGTGTTTTACACTCTTCGGAAGCGATTCCAGAAGAAATTCACCTCGGTCAAAGTGAAAGCATTCGAACAGGACCCCTCGGGAACGCTAGGCACCAGCAGCTCAAATGCGAACAGCAATAACAACGCCTCAGGTCAGTGCAATGGCACTGCGCGTGACGCGGGGTCGTGTATTGGAGGAAACGACTTCGCCCGGATCGTGATCGAAAGGCACACGCAGAACCCGATACGGTTTTCCGCACCCAATGCCAACCAACCTGTGATACTGAATAGAGATACCATACCAAATACGAGTGCGCCTCTGGCGGAATCTGAGGCGGACACGGTTGACGACAATCGACAAAATATGGACGACATGATGATCCGGATGCGCGAAGACTTGCTGCAGTACGGATGGTACTGGGGTAAGCTGACCCAGTCCGCCGCACAGAAGCGGCTGGCGAAGCAGGAAACTGGCACGTTTCTGGTGCGGGATTCGCAAACCGAAAAGCACCAGTTTACTGTCAGCTTCCGTAGTTCCGGCATAACGCTGCATTGCCGAattgattttgaaaataacTACTG GTCATTCTCGGGGCTACCGACAACAACCAACTACAAAACACTGGTCGACCTGGTGGAGGACACGATAAAGAAATCTGAGTACGGTGTGATAGGCTACGTTAGGCAGGACTCGAAATTTATGCCCCCATTTCCTGTACGGCTTACCAAGCCGATCAATCGATTCTACGAAGTTTCCACACTACAGCATTTATGTCGGTTTATTATACGACAAAAAATTGATCCTAAAGATATTGCCCAACTGCCGCTGCCGGAAAAGCTAAAAACGTACGTGGAGGAAAACTTCTACGACCTGTAG